The Zingiber officinale cultivar Zhangliang chromosome 2A, Zo_v1.1, whole genome shotgun sequence genomic sequence taaggtgttggtcttgaccaaatatttttgtgattcttaggatttaaaatgtttatcaatcccctagttgttatactatagaaaagacttagtagtctcaattataataaaataggactaggacatttaggtagactgtcatcttaaaactaagaataaaataggtgtatttcattcattagttaatacatgattagtggtgttatctaccggtacctggtgtgtagatacgggagccactgatcatgtctgcaattcattgcagaggttccaggaaacccgataactatatgaaggagaaatcaccgtctactgCAAAAGTaacagctattgcagtgggagatgtttatcctatgatagaaataaaaatgttttttgagaaattgtctatatataccaagtttagaaagaattcgattccgatttctaaactatcaaagaatagatattctatctattttgataacaaatatgttatcaagaaaaataataaaattatctgttctggtacattggttgacaatttataaatctaataactcccacgatgcaataaatggaaattaataacacatcttctaactattaagagaaagcaaccttcagaaatgaaccaattatatctttggcatcaaaggctaggttattttaacttaagtaggattcattggtagctgatgaacttttgagttcattggtagtggaaatctttccaacctgagagtcttacttggaagaaaaaataaccgagaagcttttaagtctaaggggtatggagccaaagatataatggaattggttcattctgatttgtgtggtcctatgactatccagacaagagctagtttcgaatatttcgtctattttatagacaactattcgagacacagatagatttacttgatacaccacaagtctaagtgctttgattagttcaaagagtatgaggctgatgcggagaaatgtcaaagtaaaaatatcgagacactatggtgagatcgtagtagcaaatacctcttaggagaatttaggagtcacttatcagaagtaggaattcaatcccaactaactgcacctggtacatcccaacagaatggtatagtagaaagaaggtataaggctcttatggaataattagatcgatgatgagttatttagaaaattaccaaatttgttttaaggatatacactgaaaatggaagtgaacatagtaccttctaagtcagaactctctactcccacagaattgtagaataggcataagcctagtctgaagcatattcggatttgggtggtctagcacatgagagacactgaaaaattggacatgagttcacttgtttgtgagttatcctagaaaaacgaaaagaagtttgtagtccttaaaatcggaaggtcattgttggcaccaatgctcgattttagaaaaggactatactataaaccacaagccccatgagtaaaaattgttcttaaggaaattaaaggacacatctaacctagtaccaactgtacaagatgaaatatcacaagaaactgtaacacgtatcacaaatgatacataattatagaaagtacctcgtcgtagtgggagggttgttaggcaacctaaaaagattcatgtttagggagagtctttggactcgatccctagaggacatgaacctgatctccggacatatgacgaagcactccaagataaagatgcagcatctttgcaaagaatacagaattagaatatatgtattctaatagagtctggaagcttataaaatcaccaaattgtgtaaaagccattgggtaaaaataagtctacaataggaaaagagggatagacagaaaggtagaaactttcaaagcaaggcttgttaaaaaaggaaacttttttaccggtagccatgcttaagtctacccggattcttttatctatgagatttagcaagtggatgtcaagacagctttccttaatggaagtcttgaagaaaatatccatataaagcaaccagaagggttcattgcaaagagcaaagatcatcttgtgtgtaagctcaaataGTCTATGggctgaagtaaagcttcaaggtcttggtacattcagtttaataaagtaatccagacctatggatttattttataaccgaatgagttttgtgtatacaagaaatgtgatggaaacgtgatggtatttcttgtactatacgtagataacatttttggtagttagaaacaatatcaaagtgtagtcagaagtaagggtatggttgtccaaacaatttgatatgaaggacttgggagaatgcatatattcttgggatcaaagggattgcaagaaaagaatatattttacttatcccaagcttcatatatcgaaacaatcttagctcgttttagcatgcagaactccaagaaaggtttcttaccttttaggcatggagtagctttatctaaagagatgtctcagaagacatcaaaggaaataaaggacatgaagacagttccttatgtttTGGCTGTagaaagtctaatgtatgcaatgctttgtacgagactggatatctgttttgtcatgggcatggttaacagatatcaaagcaactctggacaaggacattggtctgcggtaaagcatatattgaattaccttagaggcactagagattatatgctatcttacaaggcagataatttgttccctgtgggttgcatggattttaacatccaattggaaagggacaatagaaagtcaacctcggggttttgtgtttactttaggaggtaaagtcataactatggaagagtgataagcataggtgctttttcggactccaccatagaagctgagtatatggcagcctctgaggtagtcatagaagctgtatggctcagatacttcaagataaacttagatatgatttctggttttcccaaaataatttggtgcagtagcaaactcgaagaaaccataagtctataaggcaagtaaacacaatagagtgcaagtactacccaatacgagaaatcatataacgagcagaagttgttgctgcttagattgcatcaagtgataacctggaagatcctttcactaaggcccttaaggcaagagcttttgatgggcatgttgaagggttgggaatcagatgtatggcagcagatatggcagcttagtcttttagtataagtgggagattgttagagtgtatactaaaagtctagcttttgtataaacatttatttagaaataaaagaatcacattgctcaaatgtctacatttatgataaatgtagttgttcaattaatttatattgtagataacatggtgtgtggtgtcacacacagaggatgatgttatcaacaccttataaattataaacagtagctcacaaccaaaatagaaaagaacaaaccattggaatgtcgtagtgtaattatgtattattttatcttaaatatataattacactagtacacttagagtgtattgagtaggatcattagaggtggtttcttttatactgactttataaaggaacaaagacctcaactattatggaagtgtatgctcttaatcctaatataataacaagcacatatatttgatatttatttctttaatttatcaatgggtgagatttagttcgataaatcaataagcccgataagttgggaaatgatattacttatagtgtgtgttgttgattatagaaggaaactgtgtcctagtgatataggttaataatgtccctaagaggagcttataaagattgtcatattaaaccctgcaggtggacttaatccgacatgacgataaggttgagtagtactacttttggactaagatattaattaaatgagttgtcagtaactcaattaattagtgggcattcgacatcttaaacacagggagattaacacactcataataagaaggagcccaaaaatgtaatttgggattggtgcggtagttcaataataattctttagtggtatgaattattattgatgaagttaagttgtgtgttcggggcgaacacaggaagcttaatttcatcgggagaccaaaactaattcctcctctcggtccctatcatagcctcttgtatatggagatttatacccaccacatactcaccttcttacccatcctaatggggccggccaagctagcgctggccaagaccaagtggatgagccaagttggtggccgaccaaagcttgggtcccaagcttaggtggctggccactagaatattaaaaaggatttttattaaaattatttcttatgtggatatcatggttttaaaagagagtttaaaatttaaaattttccttttatagttttctacaaaagattaagaaaagatttgaaatttttccttatttgtagattgaaaggagattttaattttgagaaaactttcctttttaaccatgatcataatttaaaagagagttttaaaaattagatattctcttttattagtttctacaaaagattaagaaaagatttgatatctttccttatttgtagattgaaaagagattttaatttttagaaattatccacatgtttaaaagaaagattttaatttataaattttttttataaatcaccataaagggaaaaattaatagaaatttttttataaattttcggaaacaaattaggaagttttaattcttgttttaattaaaactttccttgttttggggagaaagtggtcgaccatatgaattgagaaaagaaaattgatttttaattaattaaattttccttttcatggaaaaagaattaaggaagtttttattaaaatttccttatttgccaagaccaaggattataaaagagggggtagaggtgtcttcatgaaaaacgactctattcttttcttccttggtgtggccggccctagggtctcctcttctccttcttttctcttcctcctttgtggccggcggcatcaacacaagagctttccatggtggccgattctagctagaagaagaaggagagaaagaaggcttcgtttctagcatcccttggagcttggtggtggtggccggacctttacttctcatggagaattaatggtggccgaatctaacttggagaagaaggagcatggtggttctcgtctcggaagatcgttgcccacacaacgtccgagataagaagaggaatgcggtagaatatcaagaggttattttgcttacaaagaaaggtataactagtaattattttccgcatcatactagttttctttatatagttatttatggaaataccaaatacaagaggcatatgattctagagttttcaaaatagttttttcgagtttgtgttttcttctttttcgaatttgtgattcgattgttctttttggttaacctagagttatttaaggaaataaatattagctttccttaaaaggctttgcctaggcggtggtggttgctcccatatccaagaaggtcatgtgcctcaccatgcagtcctggaagccaattttgaaaattaatatttatggaattaataacttaggtagatttgaatcaatagtgttaagttccgcttgtgattcaaatctaaaccattaagaacagataagttaaatttggaatcaatgatgttaagttccgtctgcgattcctaatttaacttctaaagaacacactaggttatttaaggaaaggttcgacacttatacaaaaaaattttgtacagtagaacaggtacgattttcttaggactaaccaatagtTAGTACCTTAGATATATCAAATAAAATCTTGCTATTACCAATCACTGAAAAGAGTAAATCATAGAATATGGTTTTAGATGTGGATAGGAAAGGAACTAGAACAGGTGGTGGTTCCAttaaaagaggtgattcttggggctttgcctccattgcataagtccctacactttcatgGACCCGCAAGTATACAGAtattgtcaagtaataaaatatcgattccatagggactgttgattaaacactaatTAACTTTACACAacaaattatctagacaatcgaaaggTGGTTCAAAAACGCTAGAAGAGAGATTAAAGAGAGGGAGGGAAGGTtgagagaaagaaagagaagaattgatcttgagaggggttgagctTAAGAGGATATGAGAAATGGCTTAGAAGGTGATTTTAGGATTTTagtttcactatgatgctagttaatgcccctatgcattattcatctccttacctctATCTTTATGCACATGTAGGAAGTCTAACTAAATACCGACACTACCCTGCTATGGTCATGTCGGAGTGCTACCCCTATTGGTGTCTGATGCCACTATATAAAAGAGGTAACCTAACGAGTCCGATTAAAGAGATACCTTTGTCACTATAGCCTCCCGGGCATACAATTAATAGATTACATAGGACACTTATTAACATAGGATTAGAGATAACCCATTAAACCTAATTAGATTCTTCCTTATGGAGAATTGTCCTCCCTTTCAAGGTAATGTCCTAGATGTCCAGAAATGAGATACCCTTGTTATTAGAGctcctcggtcatacaatctaagGCATCCCTCCTACTGGGTGAACAATAAATACACATCTACTTCTTTACACCATTCACACATTTTATCAAATACATAGAAGACACAATATacatagaacatgatataaacactttATTGAATAAGAAAATGTCCAAGTACATAGTTCATATATCACATCACATCATtgttacttcctacatcctaaatcgagagaatctactccattgcaaggaAGATACAATCAAGAGACAATAGAAATATCATATACAACTCAAAACATGAAttgagagagaagagaatgcttatcgGTGTGTCACCGGTCTTCTAGGTTGGACatcttgctccggaggtggatggatcgtcggagatgatgaagatgacctctctagggttaccccctaagggaaaaacccttccccaaggagagggatgaagtcccaaagccaagatgagtcaaagaatgaggttcttgatccttttatacctcctctaaATTGCCTAGGAAAATCAAGATTATAGTGGTCGGGTAAACTAAGTTTTTCACCCCTTAGACCCAGTTTTCTTGTAATTCACcatgaaccaaagttgtatcccttgaaattatctacaagatgatattttaattaagccctaGCTCCAACtgagccgaaagttatggtggttcaaagtttagTTTGCAGTCTAGGAGGAGGTCCCAATGAAGCCGCAGTTGGGAGGCATGGGCATATCTTTTATCATGGCTAGACCCTGCTTTCTCTCTATTAAACCAgaagtaaagttgtagatcttgagaCTAAAGAACAGCTCGtaactccaaccgagcacaaaTTTATGACATTTCAAAATAAGACTGTAGTCTGCCAAGGAATCAATACAGCCTTGTTTTCATGTGACACGACCTTGTATTCtccaccacacgaccatgtgaaaacACACGGCTAGGGTCTTCCTTGGCTCTAGAAGAATGGCACGATCGTGcctttggcatggtcgtgtgctgcCTGGCCATAGGAGAAGGGATACatccgtgtggtttcacacgacctGAGCTTGATTTGCGTCTGGTGAGGGGCACTAACTACTATGTGTGTTCATATGGTTATGGCCTTCTCCTCTGGGCATGTGGCACAATAATGTGGATTTCACATGGTCAGGCCCTTTTTTTTCGTTTGTTCTCTGAGTCATCAACCAGAACCGTTTCGCTCCAAAAGTGCATcttgtcaatcaaaacaagcaaagagtaataaaaatattgatctaTAGAGACTGTTAATTAAACACTAGTTGAAGtggcaaagtaagttatctaggcAGTCGAAGGTTATGTGTGGTCATGAGAACAAGAGATTGAGAAAGAAAGAGAGTTGAGAGAGCAAGAGGGAAAGGTTTGAGAGAAGCCCAGAGCAGAGGTGGTTAAGGGAAGGCAAGTGGTCAAAGAGAGAAGTCAGAATTGGGGGGGAACGATTCTAGGACATTGATTTCACTATAATGCTTGTAAACACCTAATCTATGTTTGGTGTTCTATCCTCAATGATTATTTATGTAAGTAGATTATCCTATGATATCCGATGTGAACTTTGGGGATTACACCGACATATACACTCCAATTTATCGTCTACTTTCAGAGCAACAGAGCTAAGAGAATGTTTTCTTAAGGATCCCTGTCACATGATCCCTTAACCCTTGAATTGCCTTCTCCTAATGTGGCGCGATAAATTAGAACTTATCCATTAAGATCTATGATAACCTATTGCTCCTCGTTGAATAGGTGACTCTCCACATCTCGAGTTTCTATGGGTTGGAGGATTAGGTCATCCTTTCGGTTCATCCCTGCACCTCATAGGATACGAATTTTATGCTTTTAGCATCAAGATCATGTGTATATAGTAGACCCGGACCACAAAGAAACATATCATAGAATATGGAAAtgaccaaatacatagttcatgcaTCGACAATCACATCATTGTTACTCCCTACTCCTAGAATTTAGAGAACTCTATGGAGACCAAAATATAACCAAGAGACAAAGAAAATTACAATCTACAACTTAATACAcaagatagagagaagagaatgtTTATCGATGCGTTGTTAGTCTTCTCGGATGAAATCCTTGCTTTGGAGGTGGACAGATCGTCGAGATGGATGAAGATGATTGCTCTAGGATTTTTCCTAGAGAGAAGAACCCTCTCCCAAGGAAGGGGTCATCCCCTGGTTAGAGATGATCCAAAGAAAAGTTTCCTTCACCCTTTTATATCTCCCTCAAGCTGTCCAGATTTGTACATTTGGTTATCTCCACCAAAATTGGGTTTTCGACTCTTAAACTTGGTTTTCTAATGTTGGACCCTAAATCAAaattatagattttgaaattatctaACTTTTAATAGATCATACGACTTGTGACTCGAACCGAGAAAAAAGTTATGGTCGTTCAAACTTTGGTACACAGTGCAGTTCAGAGGCTAACACACCCGACCGTGGTAAGCTCAAGAAAACCTCCATTTTTTACACGGTCATGCTCGCTGGCACAGTCAGACAGTGGTGGAAGTTGTTGGCTCTATTTTAACATTGTTTAGCACCCGATTTCTTCCGAATGAACACACTTATGTTATGAGACACGATCGAGGCATGTTccttgattaaaattttattttaaaaatatttttcttcatACATACTTCACGTGTTTGGCTCGATAATGAGGTTCGATGATGAGGCATAGGTAGCCTGTGTTTAGCATTTTTCcgcttcatttttcatttttcttagtCGTTGGAGCACGTCCATATTATGAGACATAACCAGAGAGTACTCCTTACTCCAACTTCACGTTGCAAAGGATTTATACAAATGGTTCAAATGCTTAGAGCGAGAAATGCCATCCGATGACATCAGGAATTAGAGACTTACATTTGCAAAATAGTTCAAATGTTGCTTTAGTGAGCACTCAAAAAGGAGAAGAGGTATAAAGAGAATATGCtgtgtttttaaaattataaaattataaaattataaaattatgtaGGCAAAATGGATAATATGGAAATCGGCATAGTTAGTTCAGTAAAATATTTCAACTTATCAAGAGAGagatattttaaataataataataataatagtcttTAATTTTTTCCAATTGTGTTGGACTTTAAATTGAGACAAGTTGGATCGACTGGTTGGGGGCATTTCCAGGAAGTGAGCCCCTCGTCATTCCATTGCATTTTATATGCCCAAATCGCATGTCAGAGAGAGACTTGAGCGCCAAGGCATCCGAGAGGCGTAATTGGAATCCGCTtcctccttccttccttcctctcGGTGGGTATTAAACCCAACCCAGAATTGGGGGCGGGGGCCGGGGCGGGGGCGAAGTTGCCCGAAGCTAGAGATCGATCGAGTAGGGAGGAGAGTGTCGACAGACAGAATCGGGATGGCCGAAGCTATTCCTAACTTGGAGGTTGACATCGTGGTGGTGCCGTTCCCTAACGCCGGACACATCTTCCCGGCCACCCAACTCAGCGCTCACTTCGCCCGCCGAAACTACAGGGTCGGTATCCTCCTGCCTACCTCCTCCACCGCCTTCGCTTCTCCTCACCCCCTCGTCCGCCCCCTCCAGATCATCCCCTTGCCGGACCCCTTCCGCGTCCAGGCCAAGCCCGTCGAGGACGCCCTCGACTCTCTCCTCCTCGCCTTCTTCGCCCGGAACACCTCCCTCCTCTGCGTTGTCGTCGACGACATGCTCAGCGGCCTCATCGACACCTGCCTCGCGCACTCCGTCCCCGCCGTCAGCCTCTTCACGTCCGGCGCATGCGCCGCAGCCCTCGACTACGTATCCTGGCAACTGGACGTCGACGCCCTCCCCGACTCCTCCGCCGCGGTTCCCATCCCCGGCCTCCCCGACGACATAGCCCTCACCCCAGCCGACATCCTCAGCATCCGCCACAAGCCCTTCGGCGGCCCGGCTCGCCCCGGTGGACCTCGCCGCCAGAGGGGCGTCGAGGGGGCCGACGGCGCCATCGCGCTGCTCATCAACACGTGCGGCGATCTGGAGCGTCCCTTCTTGGACTACGTCTCCAAGGCGGCGGGGAAGCCGGCCTGGGGCGTCGGCCCGTTGCTGCCTGATTCGTTCTGGCGAGCCGCGGCGGGGTCGACGGGGGAGGGCGAGGTCCGTTCCGGGAAAGAGTTCGGCGTGGACGTGAAGGAGCTCGTGCAATGGTTGGACGCGAAGCCAACGGGATCGGTGATCTTTATCTCGTTCGGATCACTGGTCGCCCCCTCAGGCGAGGAGCTGGCCCAGCTTGCGGCTGCCTTGGACGACGTGAACCTGCCGTTCGTGTGGGTTAtgcagccggaggcggaggcggaggcggaggacGCAATGGGACAGCCGACGGAGAGCGGTGGCCGATTGCTGCTGCAGGCAGAGGAAGTGGCAAAGCGAAGGCAGGGAATGGTAATCCGAGGGTGGGCGCCTCAACTGTTGATCCTAGGCCACCCAGCGGTGGGGGGTTTCTTAAGCCACTGCGGTTGGAATTCGACGGTGGAAGCGGTGGCGCGCGGGGTGCCGATTCTGGCGTGGCCCGTGCGGGGGGACCAGCACCATAACGCCAAGTTGGTAGTGAGTCACCTCAAGGTGGGGTGCGCCGTCCGACGCCCCGTCGACGGGTTGAGCTCGGCGACTGCAGTGAC encodes the following:
- the LOC122042412 gene encoding scopoletin glucosyltransferase-like is translated as MAEAIPNLEVDIVVVPFPNAGHIFPATQLSAHFARRNYRIIPLPDPFRVQAKPVEDALDSLLLAFFARNTSLLCVVVDDMLSGLIDTCLAHSVPAVSLFTSGACAAALDYVSWQLDVDALPDSSAAVPIPGLPDDIALTPADILSIRHKPFGGPARPGGPRRQRGVEGADGAIALLINTCGDLERPFLDYVSKAAGKPAWGVGPLLPDSFWRAAAGSTGEGEVRSGKEFGVDVKELVQWLDAKPTGSVIFISFGSLVAPSGEELAQLAAALDDVNLPFVWVMQPEAEAEAEDAMGQPTESGGRLLLQAEEVAKRRQGMVIRGWAPQLLILGHPAVGGFLSHCGWNSTVEAVARGVPILAWPVRGDQHHNAKLVVSHLKVGCAVRRPVDGLSSATAVTKENLASGIRRLMGDEGIRRRARAFFADGFPESSSSSLDAFLELASSQFRPGFSY